In a genomic window of Agrobacterium tumefaciens:
- a CDS encoding ABC transporter substrate-binding protein: MTLYTKIKAAAFAAGISLTAIAFPAMADEQYFPLQSYRVGPYAAGGTGFFGGFIDYLNLVNIRDGGINGVKLTWSEAETQYEVERGVEAYERLKSNPGVAAWNPLSVGIAYAMIDRITQDKVPLITINHGRTDSTDGRVFPYVFPLLLNPYSETSGIVNYIASKEGGVGGLKGKKIVVLYHGSPYGKETIPIYDLLAKKYGFELQQIEVPHPGNEQQSQWLTIRRAKPDYVVLRGWGVMNPVALKTAAKTGFPVDHIIGNVWSNSEEDVIPAGDAAKGYTAITTQASGAEYPVVKEIVKTVYDAGKGNLDDKSRIGSVYHNLGIVNGILNVGAVRIAQEKFGKRTLTGDEVRWGFEHLQLDPARVEALGAKDLFHSINVTWDNHEGNGYVTFQQWDGKKWNVVSDWIAPDWALLRPIIEKSSEAYAAEKGIKLRTSEDANSVTN; this comes from the coding sequence ATGACCCTTTATACCAAAATAAAAGCGGCAGCCTTTGCTGCCGGCATCAGCCTCACCGCCATCGCCTTCCCGGCCATGGCCGATGAACAGTACTTCCCCCTGCAGAGCTACCGCGTCGGGCCTTATGCAGCCGGTGGCACGGGCTTTTTCGGCGGATTCATCGATTATCTCAATCTCGTCAACATCAGGGACGGCGGTATCAACGGCGTCAAGCTGACATGGTCAGAAGCCGAAACCCAGTACGAAGTTGAGCGAGGGGTCGAGGCTTATGAACGCCTGAAGAGCAACCCCGGCGTTGCGGCCTGGAACCCGCTGTCGGTCGGCATAGCCTATGCCATGATCGACCGCATCACCCAGGACAAGGTGCCGCTCATTACCATCAACCACGGCCGCACGGATTCGACCGATGGCCGTGTTTTTCCCTATGTTTTCCCGCTGCTGCTCAATCCCTACAGCGAAACCTCCGGCATCGTGAACTACATTGCATCCAAGGAAGGCGGGGTTGGAGGACTGAAGGGCAAGAAGATCGTTGTGCTCTACCACGGCTCTCCCTATGGCAAGGAAACGATCCCGATCTATGACCTGCTGGCCAAGAAGTATGGCTTCGAGCTCCAGCAGATCGAAGTCCCGCATCCGGGCAACGAGCAGCAGTCGCAGTGGCTGACGATCCGCCGTGCCAAGCCGGATTATGTCGTGCTGCGCGGCTGGGGCGTCATGAACCCGGTGGCGTTGAAGACGGCGGCGAAAACCGGTTTCCCGGTGGATCACATCATCGGCAATGTCTGGTCCAACTCGGAAGAGGACGTTATTCCCGCCGGCGATGCGGCCAAGGGCTACACCGCCATCACCACCCAGGCATCAGGTGCCGAATATCCGGTGGTCAAGGAAATCGTGAAAACCGTCTACGACGCCGGCAAGGGCAACCTTGATGACAAGAGCCGCATCGGCTCCGTCTATCACAATCTCGGTATCGTCAACGGTATTCTTAATGTCGGGGCGGTGCGGATCGCCCAGGAGAAATTCGGCAAGCGCACCCTGACCGGCGACGAAGTTCGCTGGGGCTTCGAGCATCTGCAGCTTGATCCAGCCCGTGTCGAGGCGTTGGGCGCCAAGGATCTCTTCCACTCGATCAATGTCACCTGGGATAACCATGAGGGTAACGGCTACGTGACGTTCCAGCAGTGGGACGGCAAGAAGTGGAACGTGGTTTCCGATTGGATCGCACCGGACTGGGCCCTGCTGC